The Piliocolobus tephrosceles isolate RC106 chromosome 2, ASM277652v3, whole genome shotgun sequence genome window below encodes:
- the MRPS22 gene encoding 28S ribosomal protein S22, mitochondrial isoform X1, translating to MNAARTGRDWEIPPSHFRRKQPLIIMAPLRTTVSLWNLLRGSPGVERVCFRAGMQPWLGGLLQPLPCSFEVGLPRCRFSSEAAESGSPETKKPTFMDEEVQSILTKMTGLNLQKTFKPAVQELKPPTYKLMTQAQLEEATRQAVEAAKVRLKMPPVLEERVPINDVLAEDTILEGTETTKYVFTDISYSIPHRERFIVVREPSGTLRKASWEERDRMIQIYFPKEGRKVLTPIIFKEENLRTMYSQDRHVDVLNLCFAQFEPDSAEYIKVHHKTYEDIDKHGKYDLLRSTRYFGGMVWYFVNNKKIDGLLIDQIQRDLIDDATSLVQLYHILHPDGQSAQEAKDQAAEGINLIKVFAKTEAQNGAYIELTLQTYQEALSRHSAAS from the exons aatgctGCAAGAACCGGGCGTGACTGGGAAATCCCTCCCAGCCACTTCCGGCGCAAGCAGCCTCTGATAATCATGGCGCCCCTAAGAACCACTGTGTCGCTGTGGAACCTCCTGAGGGGTTCTCCAGGCGTGGAAAGGGTCTGTTTCCGGGCTGGAATGCAGCCCTGGCTCGGTGGCCTGCTCCAACCGCTACCTTGCTCTTTCGAGGTGGGGCTGCCACGCTGCCGGTTCAGCTCCGAGGCCG CAGAATCTGGTAGCCCAGAGACCAAGAAACCTACATTTATGGATGAGGAAGTTCAAAGCATACTCACGAAAATGACAGGCTTGAACTTGCAGAAGACTTTTAAACCAGCTGTACAAGAACTGAAGCCACCAACCTATAAGCTAATGACTCAGGCACAGTTGGAAGAG gcTACAAGACAGGCAGTTGAGGCAGCTAAAGTACGATTAAAAATGCCACCGGTTCTGGAAGAGCGAGTACCAATAAATGATGTGTTAGCTGAAGATACAATTTTGGAAGGAACAGAAACAACCAAATATGTGTTTACTGATATATCATATAGCATACCACACCGG gaGCGTTTTATTGTCGTTAGAGAACCAAGTGGCACACTACGCAAAGCCTCTTGGGAAGAACGGGACCGGATGATACAAATTTATTTCCCAAAAGAAGGTCGTAAAGTTTTGACACCAATAATTTTCAAGGAAGAAAATCTTAGG ACTATGTATAGTCAGGACAGGCATGTTGATGTCCTCAATCTCTGCTTTGCCCAGTTTGAGCCAGATTCCGCTGAGTATATCAAG GTTCATCACAAGACCTATGAAGATATAGATAAACACGGAAAATATGACCTTTTACGTTCAACAAGATACTTTGGTGGAATGGTGTggtattttgtaaataataaaaagattgatGGGTTGCTGATTGACCAGATTCAGAGAGATTT AATCGATGATGCAACCAGCTTGGTCCAGCTGTATCACATACTCCATCCAGACGGCCAGTCGGCTCAAGAGGCCAAGGATCAGGCTGCTGagggaataaatttaatcaag GTCTTTGCAAAAACAGAAGCACAGAACGGAGCCTATATAGAACTAACACTGCAAACTTATCAAGAAGCACTCAGTCGCCATTCTGCAGCTtcctaa
- the MRPS22 gene encoding 28S ribosomal protein S22, mitochondrial isoform X2, with the protein MAPLRTTVSLWNLLRGSPGVERVCFRAGMQPWLGGLLQPLPCSFEVGLPRCRFSSEAESGSPETKKPTFMDEEVQSILTKMTGLNLQKTFKPAVQELKPPTYKLMTQAQLEEATRQAVEAAKVRLKMPPVLEERVPINDVLAEDTILEGTETTKYVFTDISYSIPHRERFIVVREPSGTLRKASWEERDRMIQIYFPKEGRKVLTPIIFKEENLRTMYSQDRHVDVLNLCFAQFEPDSAEYIKVHHKTYEDIDKHGKYDLLRSTRYFGGMVWYFVNNKKIDGLLIDQIQRDLIDDATSLVQLYHILHPDGQSAQEAKDQAAEGINLIKVFAKTEAQNGAYIELTLQTYQEALSRHSAAS; encoded by the exons ATGGCGCCCCTAAGAACCACTGTGTCGCTGTGGAACCTCCTGAGGGGTTCTCCAGGCGTGGAAAGGGTCTGTTTCCGGGCTGGAATGCAGCCCTGGCTCGGTGGCCTGCTCCAACCGCTACCTTGCTCTTTCGAGGTGGGGCTGCCACGCTGCCGGTTCAGCTCCGAGGCCG AATCTGGTAGCCCAGAGACCAAGAAACCTACATTTATGGATGAGGAAGTTCAAAGCATACTCACGAAAATGACAGGCTTGAACTTGCAGAAGACTTTTAAACCAGCTGTACAAGAACTGAAGCCACCAACCTATAAGCTAATGACTCAGGCACAGTTGGAAGAG gcTACAAGACAGGCAGTTGAGGCAGCTAAAGTACGATTAAAAATGCCACCGGTTCTGGAAGAGCGAGTACCAATAAATGATGTGTTAGCTGAAGATACAATTTTGGAAGGAACAGAAACAACCAAATATGTGTTTACTGATATATCATATAGCATACCACACCGG gaGCGTTTTATTGTCGTTAGAGAACCAAGTGGCACACTACGCAAAGCCTCTTGGGAAGAACGGGACCGGATGATACAAATTTATTTCCCAAAAGAAGGTCGTAAAGTTTTGACACCAATAATTTTCAAGGAAGAAAATCTTAGG ACTATGTATAGTCAGGACAGGCATGTTGATGTCCTCAATCTCTGCTTTGCCCAGTTTGAGCCAGATTCCGCTGAGTATATCAAG GTTCATCACAAGACCTATGAAGATATAGATAAACACGGAAAATATGACCTTTTACGTTCAACAAGATACTTTGGTGGAATGGTGTggtattttgtaaataataaaaagattgatGGGTTGCTGATTGACCAGATTCAGAGAGATTT AATCGATGATGCAACCAGCTTGGTCCAGCTGTATCACATACTCCATCCAGACGGCCAGTCGGCTCAAGAGGCCAAGGATCAGGCTGCTGagggaataaatttaatcaag GTCTTTGCAAAAACAGAAGCACAGAACGGAGCCTATATAGAACTAACACTGCAAACTTATCAAGAAGCACTCAGTCGCCATTCTGCAGCTtcctaa
- the COPB2 gene encoding coatomer subunit beta' isoform X2 → MPLRLDIKRKLTARSDRVKSVDLHPTEPWMLASLYNGSVCVWNHETQTLVKTFEVCDLPVRAAKFVARKNWVVTGADDMQIRVFNYNTLERVHMFEAHSDYIRCIAVHPTQPFILTSSDDMLIKLWDWDKKWSCSQVFEGHTHYVMQIVINPKDNNQFASASLDRTIKVWQLGSSSPNFTLEGHEKGVNCIDYYSGGDKPYLISGADDRLVKIWDYQNKTCVQTLEGHAQNVSCASFHPELPIIITGSEDGTVRIWHSSTYRLESTLNYGMERVWCVASLRGSNNVALGYDEGSIIVKLGREEPAMSMDANGKIIWAKHSEVQQANLKAMGDAEIKDGERLPLAVKDMGSCEIYPQTIQHNPNGRFVVVCGDGEYIIYTAMALRNKSFGSAQEFAWAHDSSEYAIRESNSVVKIFKNFKEKKSFKPDFGAESIYGGFLLGVRSVNGLAFYDWDNTELIRRIEIQPKHIFWSDSGELVCIATEESFFILKYLSEKVLAAQETHEGVTEDGIEDAFEVLGEIQEIVKTGLWVGDCFIYTSSVNRLNYYVGGEIVTIAHLDRTMYLLGYIPKDNRLYLGDKELNIVSYSLLVSVLEYQTAVMRRDFSMADKVLPTIPKEQRTRVAHFLEKQGFKQQALTVSTDPEHRFELALQLGELKIAYQLAVEAESEQKWKQLAELAISKCQFGLAQECLHHAQDYGGLLLLATASGNANMVNKLAEGAERDGKNNVAFMSYFLQGKVDACLELLIRTGRLPEAAFLARTYLPSQVSRVVKLWRENLSKVNQKAAESLADPTEYENLFPGLKEAFVVEEWVKETHADLWPAKQYPLVTPNEERNVMEEAKGFQPSRSTAQQELDGKPASPTPVIVASHTANKEEKSLLELEVDLDNLELEDIDTTDINLDEDILDD, encoded by the exons cCTCTGCGACTTGATATCAAAAGAAAGCTAACTGCCAGATCTGATCGAGTTAAGAGTGTGGATTTGCATCCTACAGAGCCATGGATGTTGGCAAGTCTTTACAATGgcagtgtgtgtgtttggaatCATGAAACACAG acacTGGTGAAGACATTTGAAGTATGTGATCTTCCTGTTCGAGCTGCAAAGTTTGTTGCAAGGAAGAATTGGGTTGTGACAGGAGCG GATGACATGCAGATTAGAGTGTTCAATTACAATACTCTGGAGAGAGTTCATATGTTTGAAGCACACTCAGACTACATTCGCTGTATTGCTGTTCATCCAACCCAGCCTTTCATTCTAACTAGCAGTG ATGACATGCTTATTAAGCTCTGGGACTGGGATAAAAAATGGTCTTGCTCACAAGTGTTTGAAGGACACACCCATTATGTTATGCAGATTGTGATCAACCCCAAAGATAACAATCAGTTTGCCAGTGCCTCTTTGGACAGAACTATCAAG GTGTGGCAGTTGGGCTCTTCGTCACCAAACTTCACTTTGGAAGGACATGAGAAGGGCGTGAATTGTATTGATTACTACAGTGGTGGGGACAAACCATACCTCATTTCAGGTGCAGATGACCGTCTTGTTAAAATATGGGATTATCAG AATAAAACATGTGTGCAGACACTGGAAGGACATGCCCAAAATGtgtcttgtgccagctttcaTCCTGAGTTGCCAATCATTATCACAGGTTCAGAAGATG GAACAGTACGTATTTGGCATTCAAGCACCTACCGGCTTGAGAGCACACTGAATTATGGAATGGAGAGGGTATGGTGCGTGGCCAGTCTAAGAGGGTCAAACAATGTCGCTTTGGGCTATGATGAAGGGAGCATCATTGTTAAG CTTGGTCGGGAGGAACCTGCCATGTCCATGGATGCCAATGGAAAGATAATTTGGGCCAAGCATTCAGAAGTCCAGCAGGCCAACCTAAAAGCAATGGGAGATGCTGAAATTAAAGATGGAGAAAGATTGCCACTGGCAGTGAAGGATATGGGCAGTTGTGAAATATACCCTCAGACTATTCAGCACAATCCTAATGGGCG GTTTGTGGTGGTGTGTGGTGATGGGGAGTATATCATCTACACAGCAATGGCATTGAGAAACAAGAGCTTTGGATCTGCTCAGGAGTTTGCATGGGCCCACGATTCTTCAGA GTATGCAATAAGAGAGAGCAACAGTGTTGTAAAGATATTTAAgaactttaaggaaaaaaaatcatttaaaccaGATTTTGGAGCAGAAA GTATCTACGGCGGCTTCTTATTGGGAGTCAGATCTGTAAATGGCTTAGCTTTCTATGACTGGGACAATACAGAACTCATACGAAGAATTGAAATTCAGCCCAAACAT ATTTTCTGGTCTGACTCTGGAGAGCTAGTCTGTATTGCTACTGAGGAATCATTTTTTATCCTTAAGTATCTGTCAGAAAAAGTCTTGGCTGCACAGGAAACACATGAGGGAGTTACTGAAGATGGCATTGAAGATGCCTTTGAG gTTCTTGGTGAGATTCAGGAAATTGTGAAAACAGGGCTTTGGGTAGGCGATTGCTTCATTTACACAAGTTCTGTGAACAGATTAAATTATTATGTTGGAGGAGAAATAGTCACCATTGCCCACTTGGACAG GACGATGTATCTCCTAGGCTACATTCCTAAAGACAACAGGCTTTATCTGGGGGATAAAGAATTGAACATCGTTAGCTATTCCCTGCTGGTTTCAGTCCTGGAATACCAGACAGCCGTCATGCGGAGGGACTTTAGCATGGCTGATAAGGTCCTTCCTACCATTCCAAAAGAACAGAGGACCAGAGTTGCACACTTTTTGGAAAAACAA gGCTTCAAGCAGCAAGCTCTTACAGTATCCACAGATCCTGAGCATCGTTTTGAGCTTGCTCTTCAACTTGGAGAGTTAAAAATTGCATACCAGTTAGCAGTGGAAGCAGAG TCAGAACAGAAGTGGAAACAACTTGCTGAACTTGCCATTAGTAAATGTCAGTTTGGCCTAGCCCAGGAGTGCCTGCACCATGCACAGGATTATGGGGGCCTGCTGCTTTTGGCCACTGCCTCTGGAAATGCTAATATGGTGAACAAGCTGGCAGAGGGTGCGGAGAGAGATGGCAAAAATAATGTGGCATTCATGAGCTACTTTTTACAGGGCAA GGTTGATGCCTGCCTAGAACTCTTGATTAGAACTGGACGGCTGCCAGAAGCTGCGTTCCTGGCCCGAACTTACTTACCCAGTCAGGTTTCAAG GGTAGTGAAACTCTGGAGAGAGAATCTCTCAAAAGTCAATCAGAAAGCAGCAGAATCCCTTGCTGATCCAACAGAGTATGAAAACCTATTCCCTGGATTAAAAGAAGCCTTTGTTGTGGAAGAATGGGTGAAGGAAACACATGCTGATCTGTGGCCAGCCAAACAGTACCCACTTGTCACG CCAAATGAAGAGAGAAATGTCATGGAAGAGGCAAAAGGCTTTCAGCCCTCAAGATCTACAGCTCAACAG GAACTTGATGGGAAACCTGCTTCTCCTACTCCAGTTATTGTGGCCTCCCACACAgccaacaaagaagaaaag AGTTTACTCGAACTAGAAGTAGATTTGGATAATTTGGAATTAGAAGATATTGACACAACAGATATCAATCTGGATGAAGATATTTTGGATGATTGA
- the COPB2 gene encoding coatomer subunit beta' isoform X1, with the protein MPLRLDIKRKLTARSDRVKSVDLHPTEPWMLASLYNGSVCVWNHETQTLVKTFEVCDLPVRAAKFVARKNWVVTGADDMQIRVFNYNTLERVHMFEAHSDYIRCIAVHPTQPFILTSSDDMLIKLWDWDKKWSCSQVFEGHTHYVMQIVINPKDNNQFASASLDRTIKVWQLGSSSPNFTLEGHEKGVNCIDYYSGGDKPYLISGADDRLVKIWDYQNKTCVQTLEGHAQNVSCASFHPELPIIITGSEDGTVRIWHSSTYRLESTLNYGMERVWCVASLRGSNNVALGYDEGSIIVKLGREEPAMSMDANGKIIWAKHSEVQQANLKAMGDAEIKDGERLPLAVKDMGSCEIYPQTIQHNPNGRFVVVCGDGEYIIYTAMALRNKSFGSAQEFAWAHDSSEYAIRESNSVVKIFKNFKEKKSFKPDFGAESIYGGFLLGVRSVNGLAFYDWDNTELIRRIEIQPKHIFWSDSGELVCIATEESFFILKYLSEKVLAAQETHEGVTEDGIEDAFEVLGEIQEIVKTGLWVGDCFIYTSSVNRLNYYVGGEIVTIAHLDRTMYLLGYIPKDNRLYLGDKELNIVSYSLLVSVLEYQTAVMRRDFSMADKVLPTIPKEQRTRVAHFLEKQGFKQQALTVSTDPEHRFELALQLGELKIAYQLAVEAESEQKWKQLAELAISKCQFGLAQECLHHAQDYGGLLLLATASGNANMVNKLAEGAERDGKNNVAFMSYFLQGKVDACLELLIRTGRLPEAAFLARTYLPSQVSRVVKLWRENLSKVNQKAAESLADPTEYENLFPGLKEAFVVEEWVKETHADLWPAKQYPLVTPNEERNVMEEAKGFQPSRSTAQQFQELDGKPASPTPVIVASHTANKEEKSLLELEVDLDNLELEDIDTTDINLDEDILDD; encoded by the exons cCTCTGCGACTTGATATCAAAAGAAAGCTAACTGCCAGATCTGATCGAGTTAAGAGTGTGGATTTGCATCCTACAGAGCCATGGATGTTGGCAAGTCTTTACAATGgcagtgtgtgtgtttggaatCATGAAACACAG acacTGGTGAAGACATTTGAAGTATGTGATCTTCCTGTTCGAGCTGCAAAGTTTGTTGCAAGGAAGAATTGGGTTGTGACAGGAGCG GATGACATGCAGATTAGAGTGTTCAATTACAATACTCTGGAGAGAGTTCATATGTTTGAAGCACACTCAGACTACATTCGCTGTATTGCTGTTCATCCAACCCAGCCTTTCATTCTAACTAGCAGTG ATGACATGCTTATTAAGCTCTGGGACTGGGATAAAAAATGGTCTTGCTCACAAGTGTTTGAAGGACACACCCATTATGTTATGCAGATTGTGATCAACCCCAAAGATAACAATCAGTTTGCCAGTGCCTCTTTGGACAGAACTATCAAG GTGTGGCAGTTGGGCTCTTCGTCACCAAACTTCACTTTGGAAGGACATGAGAAGGGCGTGAATTGTATTGATTACTACAGTGGTGGGGACAAACCATACCTCATTTCAGGTGCAGATGACCGTCTTGTTAAAATATGGGATTATCAG AATAAAACATGTGTGCAGACACTGGAAGGACATGCCCAAAATGtgtcttgtgccagctttcaTCCTGAGTTGCCAATCATTATCACAGGTTCAGAAGATG GAACAGTACGTATTTGGCATTCAAGCACCTACCGGCTTGAGAGCACACTGAATTATGGAATGGAGAGGGTATGGTGCGTGGCCAGTCTAAGAGGGTCAAACAATGTCGCTTTGGGCTATGATGAAGGGAGCATCATTGTTAAG CTTGGTCGGGAGGAACCTGCCATGTCCATGGATGCCAATGGAAAGATAATTTGGGCCAAGCATTCAGAAGTCCAGCAGGCCAACCTAAAAGCAATGGGAGATGCTGAAATTAAAGATGGAGAAAGATTGCCACTGGCAGTGAAGGATATGGGCAGTTGTGAAATATACCCTCAGACTATTCAGCACAATCCTAATGGGCG GTTTGTGGTGGTGTGTGGTGATGGGGAGTATATCATCTACACAGCAATGGCATTGAGAAACAAGAGCTTTGGATCTGCTCAGGAGTTTGCATGGGCCCACGATTCTTCAGA GTATGCAATAAGAGAGAGCAACAGTGTTGTAAAGATATTTAAgaactttaaggaaaaaaaatcatttaaaccaGATTTTGGAGCAGAAA GTATCTACGGCGGCTTCTTATTGGGAGTCAGATCTGTAAATGGCTTAGCTTTCTATGACTGGGACAATACAGAACTCATACGAAGAATTGAAATTCAGCCCAAACAT ATTTTCTGGTCTGACTCTGGAGAGCTAGTCTGTATTGCTACTGAGGAATCATTTTTTATCCTTAAGTATCTGTCAGAAAAAGTCTTGGCTGCACAGGAAACACATGAGGGAGTTACTGAAGATGGCATTGAAGATGCCTTTGAG gTTCTTGGTGAGATTCAGGAAATTGTGAAAACAGGGCTTTGGGTAGGCGATTGCTTCATTTACACAAGTTCTGTGAACAGATTAAATTATTATGTTGGAGGAGAAATAGTCACCATTGCCCACTTGGACAG GACGATGTATCTCCTAGGCTACATTCCTAAAGACAACAGGCTTTATCTGGGGGATAAAGAATTGAACATCGTTAGCTATTCCCTGCTGGTTTCAGTCCTGGAATACCAGACAGCCGTCATGCGGAGGGACTTTAGCATGGCTGATAAGGTCCTTCCTACCATTCCAAAAGAACAGAGGACCAGAGTTGCACACTTTTTGGAAAAACAA gGCTTCAAGCAGCAAGCTCTTACAGTATCCACAGATCCTGAGCATCGTTTTGAGCTTGCTCTTCAACTTGGAGAGTTAAAAATTGCATACCAGTTAGCAGTGGAAGCAGAG TCAGAACAGAAGTGGAAACAACTTGCTGAACTTGCCATTAGTAAATGTCAGTTTGGCCTAGCCCAGGAGTGCCTGCACCATGCACAGGATTATGGGGGCCTGCTGCTTTTGGCCACTGCCTCTGGAAATGCTAATATGGTGAACAAGCTGGCAGAGGGTGCGGAGAGAGATGGCAAAAATAATGTGGCATTCATGAGCTACTTTTTACAGGGCAA GGTTGATGCCTGCCTAGAACTCTTGATTAGAACTGGACGGCTGCCAGAAGCTGCGTTCCTGGCCCGAACTTACTTACCCAGTCAGGTTTCAAG GGTAGTGAAACTCTGGAGAGAGAATCTCTCAAAAGTCAATCAGAAAGCAGCAGAATCCCTTGCTGATCCAACAGAGTATGAAAACCTATTCCCTGGATTAAAAGAAGCCTTTGTTGTGGAAGAATGGGTGAAGGAAACACATGCTGATCTGTGGCCAGCCAAACAGTACCCACTTGTCACG CCAAATGAAGAGAGAAATGTCATGGAAGAGGCAAAAGGCTTTCAGCCCTCAAGATCTACAGCTCAACAG TTTCAGGAACTTGATGGGAAACCTGCTTCTCCTACTCCAGTTATTGTGGCCTCCCACACAgccaacaaagaagaaaag AGTTTACTCGAACTAGAAGTAGATTTGGATAATTTGGAATTAGAAGATATTGACACAACAGATATCAATCTGGATGAAGATATTTTGGATGATTGA